A single Streptomyces sannanensis DNA region contains:
- a CDS encoding MAB_1171c family putative transporter gives MNGPDYYIPAAAVGLALACKLPALRRSWRDPLLRSVCVLLLLAASVFFFAAPPTIAEVNRLTGISNISAPLVYSLLSAFSTSCLVLMVNWRGGPPEKTRRVTRRWIAGYSVVIVATVALFCLGEAPEERLRDLDTYYATTPYIREMIVLYLVAHTVAAVAMTVLCLRWSRRVHGWLRAGLVTIVLGYVFNLGYDVTKFTAVFARWAGHDLDFLSTNAAPPLASAAALLCAIGFVLPLIGGRLSDQWSAWTTYRQLGELWRELRAGAPHGPRPVRISWWSPAILRVTQRESDIHDGILNLYPYFDRALRTRAHEEAVGAGADPEQAGAVADAAMLVAALQARSADPEGKIIGAAEAYPTGADEGHRDLVRMSLALRHSPIVAAARALPSEKAAHP, from the coding sequence GTGAACGGTCCGGACTACTACATCCCGGCGGCCGCTGTGGGGCTCGCCCTGGCGTGCAAGCTTCCGGCGCTTCGGCGTTCCTGGCGGGACCCCCTGCTGCGCTCGGTGTGTGTCCTGCTCCTGCTCGCCGCCTCGGTCTTCTTCTTCGCCGCGCCGCCGACGATCGCCGAGGTGAACAGGCTCACCGGCATCAGCAACATCTCCGCCCCGCTCGTCTATTCGCTCCTGAGCGCCTTCAGCACGTCATGCCTGGTGCTGATGGTGAACTGGCGCGGCGGACCGCCGGAGAAGACACGGCGCGTCACACGCCGCTGGATCGCGGGCTACAGCGTGGTGATCGTGGCCACGGTGGCCCTGTTCTGCCTCGGCGAGGCCCCCGAGGAACGACTGCGGGACCTGGACACGTACTACGCCACGACCCCGTACATCCGCGAGATGATCGTGCTGTACCTCGTGGCGCACACGGTCGCGGCCGTCGCCATGACCGTGCTGTGCCTGCGCTGGTCGCGGCGCGTCCACGGCTGGCTGCGGGCGGGTCTGGTGACCATCGTGCTCGGGTACGTCTTCAATCTCGGCTATGACGTCACCAAGTTCACCGCGGTCTTCGCCCGTTGGGCCGGACACGACCTCGACTTCCTCAGCACGAACGCGGCGCCGCCGCTGGCGTCAGCCGCGGCGCTGCTCTGCGCGATCGGTTTCGTACTGCCCCTGATCGGCGGGCGGCTGTCGGACCAGTGGAGCGCCTGGACGACGTACCGGCAGCTCGGGGAGCTCTGGCGCGAACTGCGCGCCGGCGCGCCCCACGGCCCCCGGCCGGTGCGGATCTCCTGGTGGTCACCGGCGATCCTCCGGGTCACCCAGCGCGAGTCGGACATCCACGACGGCATTCTCAACCTCTACCCGTACTTCGATCGCGCGCTGCGCACACGGGCCCACGAAGAGGCCGTCGGCGCAGGGGCCGATCCGGAACAGGCCGGGGCCGTCGCGGACGCCGCGATGCTGGTGGCGGCGCTCCAGGCACGATCGGCCGACCCCGAGGGAAAGATCATCGGCGCCGCCGAGGCGTACCCCACCGGGGCGGACGAGGGACACCGTGATCTTGTCCGGATGTCCCTCGCGTTGCGCCACTCCCCCATCGTCGCA
- a CDS encoding toxin-antitoxin system, toxin component, translated as MHRLCEELISGLDLPVYAEPARLYTALCDGMSRRRGRPVRYRMTSFPPGTASGLWLDMADQDLIVIEERTAPDHQLVILGHELWHMHAGHCSHHVEGAGVAARLLSGEADVAATVLKVAARTRFDLSDEQQAESFGLLLASKCRSRLAGPRTRGPVVRDAVAGRIEASLGYRKPQG; from the coding sequence ATGCACCGGCTGTGCGAGGAACTGATCTCGGGACTCGACCTCCCCGTCTACGCCGAGCCGGCCCGTCTGTACACCGCCCTGTGCGACGGAATGAGCAGGCGCCGCGGTCGGCCGGTGCGCTACCGCATGACCTCGTTCCCCCCGGGAACGGCCAGCGGACTGTGGCTCGACATGGCCGACCAGGACCTGATCGTGATCGAGGAGCGCACGGCTCCGGACCATCAACTCGTCATTCTCGGGCACGAGTTATGGCACATGCACGCCGGTCACTGCAGCCACCACGTCGAGGGCGCCGGAGTCGCGGCCCGGCTGCTGTCCGGCGAGGCCGACGTGGCGGCGACCGTACTGAAGGTGGCCGCCCGTACCCGCTTCGATCTGAGCGACGAGCAGCAGGCCGAGAGCTTCGGGCTGCTGCTGGCGAGCAAGTGCCGTTCCCGGCTGGCCGGTCCGCGCACCCGCGGCCCGGTCGTGCGCGACGCCGTCGCGGGCCGTATCGAGGCGTCCCTGGGATACCGGAAGCCACAAGGCTGA
- a CDS encoding helix-turn-helix domain-containing protein, whose protein sequence is MTDGISVSSPAATDPLPATVARVARLADKLGIGHSEVFDVGRLSEASGVPADAVRALLDGRPAGRPDLQTRFLQRFDLLRRTRLKPNGRPYTQQEIADGAGMSRQQAGALINGDRRPTMEHCDAIQRFFTVHAGFLTAEEPEALVGALQRKEQEFLQILADREQEAPLERILQDHGVRGIAWRAAQLPTDEHRDKVAEWLDMLLENVKRPES, encoded by the coding sequence GTGACAGACGGCATCTCGGTGTCGAGCCCGGCGGCCACGGACCCTCTGCCGGCCACCGTAGCCCGCGTCGCCAGGCTCGCAGACAAGCTCGGCATCGGCCACAGCGAGGTCTTCGACGTGGGCCGTCTCTCCGAGGCGTCGGGCGTTCCCGCCGATGCGGTCAGGGCCCTGCTCGACGGGCGTCCCGCCGGCCGGCCAGATCTGCAGACACGCTTCCTCCAGCGCTTCGACCTGCTGCGCAGGACCCGCCTGAAGCCCAATGGCCGCCCGTACACCCAGCAGGAGATCGCCGACGGGGCGGGCATGTCACGCCAGCAGGCGGGTGCCCTCATCAACGGCGACCGGCGGCCCACCATGGAGCACTGCGACGCCATTCAGAGGTTCTTCACAGTGCACGCCGGGTTCCTCACCGCGGAGGAGCCCGAGGCTCTCGTGGGCGCGCTGCAACGCAAGGAGCAGGAGTTCCTCCAGATACTCGCGGACCGCGAGCAGGAGGCTCCGCTGGAGAGGATTCTCCAGGACCACGGGGTCCGGGGAATCGCCTGGCGTGCGGCCCAGTTGCCCACGGACGAGCACCGGGACAAGGTCGCCGAGTGGCTCGACATGCTGCTGGAGAATGTGAAGCGGCCCGAGAGCTGA
- a CDS encoding PQQ-dependent sugar dehydrogenase, which yields MTAGLLVGSAGTGRAAPLPPRALAATEPVGVRTVSTGWTVPWGLGWLPDGSALIGERNSLKLFRLTRSGDKKLVGTVPHAVSSKIEEGLMGIAVSPTWQRDHYIYLLHTAAEGHRIARMTYDGSRLGGYRSLLTGIKKNPTETIHNGGRLKFGPDGYLYAATGDALRSALAQDKNSLNGKILRLTVDGRPAPGNPFGNYVYSYGHRNPQGLAFDAQGRLWSSEIGNFDDELNLIRPGRNYGWPLCKEGACTTAGMTNPKAQWKNYEASPSGLTYAAGSLYMAAMHGKRLWRIPVSGTTVGTPVAYYTNKYGRLRTVEKVPGRNALWLSTTNTDRNGHKPAGEDKVLEVTLGLRGAAGSRWSAGRHRTEMGPLVPRSAPAARPVASRHAGGLP from the coding sequence ATGACCGCGGGGCTGCTGGTGGGGTCCGCCGGCACCGGCCGCGCCGCGCCTCTGCCGCCCCGGGCCCTCGCGGCGACGGAACCCGTCGGCGTCAGGACCGTCTCCACCGGGTGGACCGTTCCCTGGGGGCTGGGCTGGCTGCCCGATGGTTCGGCGCTCATCGGCGAACGGAACTCGCTGAAGCTCTTCCGGCTCACCCGGAGCGGCGACAAGAAGCTGGTGGGCACGGTGCCGCACGCGGTCAGCAGCAAGATCGAGGAAGGTCTGATGGGCATCGCCGTGTCGCCCACATGGCAGCGGGACCACTACATCTACCTCCTGCACACGGCCGCCGAGGGCCACCGGATCGCCCGGATGACGTACGACGGATCCAGGCTCGGCGGCTACCGGTCGCTGCTCACCGGGATCAAGAAGAACCCGACCGAGACCATCCACAACGGCGGGCGGCTGAAGTTCGGTCCCGACGGCTATCTCTACGCCGCCACCGGGGACGCCTTGCGGAGCGCTCTCGCGCAGGACAAGAACTCCCTGAACGGGAAGATCCTGCGGCTGACCGTCGACGGCCGGCCGGCGCCCGGCAATCCGTTCGGCAACTACGTCTACTCCTACGGTCACCGCAATCCGCAGGGCCTGGCGTTCGATGCGCAGGGCCGTCTGTGGTCGTCCGAGATCGGCAACTTCGACGACGAGCTCAACCTCATCCGGCCCGGCAGGAACTACGGCTGGCCCCTCTGCAAGGAGGGGGCCTGCACCACCGCCGGAATGACCAACCCCAAGGCGCAGTGGAAGAACTACGAGGCCTCACCGAGCGGCCTCACCTACGCCGCCGGCAGCCTGTACATGGCCGCCATGCACGGCAAGCGCCTGTGGCGCATCCCGGTCAGCGGCACGACCGTGGGCACCCCCGTCGCGTACTACACCAACAAGTACGGCCGGCTCCGCACCGTCGAGAAGGTCCCGGGCAGAAACGCCCTGTGGCTGTCGACGACCAACACGGACCGCAACGGCCACAAGCCCGCCGGCGAGGACAAGGTGCTCGAGGTGACACTGGGGCTGCGCGGCGCGGCGGGCAGCCGGTGGTCAGCGGGCCGGCACCGTACGGAGATGGGACCGCTCGTGCCGCGCAGCGCTCCGGCGGCGCGGCCTGTCGCCTCCCGCCACGCGGGCGGGCTCCCGTAA
- a CDS encoding ribonuclease BN: MSADDEPRGGWWRRPADRGRAQWSRLTTRFPRVMPFTARFLARMTAVNTVEAAMRLAAQAFLAALPFLIVVAAFAPGSMQNLLADSLSDVTGISGKSLDEVRKAFTAQGTAQQSYGAVGALVTLVSATAYSRALQRICERCWNLPRAGVRPGLWRWLLWLLVWLAVLLVQAPLRDGLGAGSGLGLVLSFLSAVLMWWWTQHLLLVGRIGWAPLVPGALLTGTGVVLCGYVSRLVMPRTLDRSLAEFGPLGAVFTMLSWLIAVYVVVVVALTLGQVVATSRPFAVLLGSPRRGRRPRSAD; encoded by the coding sequence GTGAGCGCCGACGACGAGCCTCGCGGAGGCTGGTGGCGCCGGCCGGCCGACCGGGGAAGGGCGCAGTGGTCCCGGCTCACGACGAGGTTTCCCAGGGTGATGCCGTTCACCGCCCGGTTCCTGGCCCGTATGACGGCGGTGAACACGGTGGAGGCCGCCATGCGCCTGGCCGCCCAGGCCTTCCTGGCAGCACTTCCGTTCCTCATCGTGGTCGCGGCGTTCGCTCCCGGGAGCATGCAGAACCTGCTGGCGGACTCGCTGAGCGACGTGACGGGCATCAGCGGCAAGTCCCTGGACGAGGTCAGGAAGGCCTTCACCGCCCAGGGGACTGCGCAGCAGTCGTACGGCGCGGTCGGCGCCCTGGTGACGTTGGTCTCGGCGACTGCCTACAGCCGGGCGCTCCAGCGGATCTGTGAGCGGTGCTGGAACCTGCCCAGGGCGGGGGTCCGGCCCGGGCTCTGGCGGTGGCTGCTCTGGCTGCTGGTCTGGCTGGCGGTGCTGCTGGTGCAGGCCCCGCTGCGGGACGGGCTCGGCGCCGGGTCCGGCCTCGGGCTCGTACTCTCCTTCCTTTCGGCCGTGCTCATGTGGTGGTGGACGCAGCACCTGCTGCTGGTGGGCAGGATCGGATGGGCGCCGCTGGTGCCGGGCGCGCTGCTCACCGGGACCGGCGTGGTCCTCTGCGGCTATGTCTCCCGCCTGGTGATGCCGAGGACCCTGGACCGCAGCCTGGCCGAGTTCGGCCCCTTGGGCGCCGTCTTCACCATGCTGTCGTGGCTCATCGCGGTGTACGTCGTCGTGGTGGTCGCCCTCACCCTCGGTCAGGTCGTCGCCACCTCCCGGCCCTTCGCCGTGTTGCTGGGAAGCCCGCGGCGCGGTAGACGGCCGCGGTCCGCGGATTGA
- a CDS encoding DUF6325 family protein: protein MELGPVEYAVVEFPGSHFHGEVMPELADLARKGVIRVLDLTFVRRNEDGSVAHMELNALAPEEAAPFEAIEGEVHDLLNAADIELVAAGLSPGSSAVLLVWENLWAKRLTEAARRADGRLLVHERVPHEVARAAFEALTP from the coding sequence ATGGAGCTCGGACCTGTGGAGTATGCCGTCGTCGAATTTCCCGGCAGCCATTTCCACGGAGAGGTCATGCCGGAACTCGCGGATCTGGCACGCAAGGGCGTCATCCGCGTTCTGGATCTCACCTTCGTCAGGCGGAACGAGGACGGCTCGGTCGCCCATATGGAGCTGAACGCGCTGGCGCCCGAGGAAGCGGCACCGTTCGAGGCGATCGAGGGCGAGGTGCACGACCTGCTCAACGCGGCCGACATCGAGCTCGTCGCGGCCGGCCTTTCCCCTGGATCGTCCGCCGTCCTGCTCGTCTGGGAGAACCTCTGGGCCAAGCGCCTCACCGAGGCCGCCCGCCGCGCGGACGGCCGGCTTCTGGTCCATGAGCGGGTCCCCCATGAGGTCGCTCGGGCCGCGTTCGAGGCGCTGACCCCCTGA